The Ictalurus punctatus breed USDA103 unplaced genomic scaffold, Coco_2.0 Super-Scaffold_100056, whole genome shotgun sequence genome has a window encoding:
- the LOC108261696 gene encoding histone H3, protein MARTKQTARKSTGGKAPRKQLATKAARKSAPATGGVKKPHRYRPGTVALREIRRYQKSTELLIRKLPFQRLVREIAQDFKTDLRFQSSAVMALQEASEAYLVGLFEDTNLCAIHAKRVTIMPKDIQLARRIRGERA, encoded by the coding sequence AtggcaagaaccaagcagaccgCCCGTAAGTCCACCGGTGGCAAGGCGCCAAGGAAGCAGCTCGCCACTAAGGCTGCCCGCAAGAGCGCGCCGGCTACCGGCGGCGTGAAGAAGCCTCACCGTTACAGGCCCGGCACTGTGGCTCTGAGGGAGATCCGCCGTTATCAGAAGTCTACTGAGCTGCTCATCCGCAAGCTGCCCTTCCAGCGCCTGGTGAGGGAAATCGCTCAGGACTTCAAGACCGACTTGCGTTTCCAGAGCTCAGCCGTCATGGCCCTGCAGGAAGCGAGCGAGGCATACCTGGTCGGTCTGTTCGAGGACACCAACCTGTGCGCTATCCacgccaagagagtgaccatcatgcccaaggatattcagctggcccgccgtattcgcggagaacgcgcttaa
- the LOC108261650 gene encoding LOW QUALITY PROTEIN: histone H2A (The sequence of the model RefSeq protein was modified relative to this genomic sequence to represent the inferred CDS: deleted 1 base in 1 codon), which translates to MSGRGKTGGKARAKAKTRSSRAGLQFPVGRVHRLLRKGNYAERVGAGAPVYLAAVLEYLTAEILELAGNAARDNKKTRIIPRHLQLAVRNDEELNKLLGGVTIAQGGVLPNIQAVLLPKKTEKAVKTK; encoded by the exons ATGagtggcagaggaaaaaccggcgGAAAAGCTAGAGCTAAGGCCAAGACTCGTTCATCCAgggctggacttcagttccccgtGGGACGTGTGCACAGGCTTCTGCGTAAAGGCAACTATGCCGAGCGCGTCGGTGCCGGCGCTCCGGTCTAT CTGGCAGCAGTGTTGGAGTATCTGACCGCTGAGATCCTGGAGTTGGCCGGTAACGCCGCCCGTGATAACAAGAAGACCCGTATCATTCCCCGCCACTTGCAGCTCGCCGTGCGTAACGACGAGGAGCTGAACAAACTGCTCGGCGGAGTGACCATCGCTCAGGGTGGTGTGCTACCGAACATTCAGGCTGTGCTTTTGCCCAAAAAGACCGAGAAGGCCGTCAAGACTAAGTAA
- the LOC128630393 gene encoding histone H1-like — translation MAEVAPAPAPAKAPKKKAASRAKKAGPSVGELIVKAVSSSKERSGVSLAALKKALAAGGYDVEKNNSRVKIAVKGLVTKGTLVQTKGTGASGSFKLNKKQTEAKKPVKKAALKAKKPAATKKPKKVAAKKPAAAAKKSPKKAKKPTAAAKKATKSPKKAKKPATPKKAAKSPKKAKAVKPKTTKPKAAKAKKAAPKKK, via the coding sequence ATGGCAGAAGTCGCACCCGCTCCCGCGCCGGCCAAAGCGCCCAAGAAGAAAGCAGCTTCGAGAGCAAAAAAAGCCGGCCCTAGCGTCGGCGAGCTGATCGTCAAAGCCGTTTCCTCGTCTAAGGAGAGGAGCGGCGTGTCTCTCGCTGCTCTGAAGAAAGCGCTGGCTGCCGGCGGATATGATGTGGAGAAGAACAACTCCCGCGTCAAGATCGCCGTTAAGGGTCTCGTGACTAAAGGCActctggtgcagaccaaagggaCCGGCGCGTCTGGCTCTTTCAAGCTGAACAAGAAGCAGACCGAAGCCAAGAAGCCCGTGAAGAAAGCCGCGCTCAAAGCGAAAAAGCCCGCCGCTACTAAGAAGCCCAAGAAGGTAGCGGCCAAGAAACCCGCCGCCGCGGCCAAGAAGTCTCCTAAGAAGGCGAAGAAGCCCACAGCCGCCGCAAAGAAAGCCACCAAGAGCCCGAAGAAGGCGAAAAAGCCCGCGACCCCTAAAAAGGCAGCCAAGAGCCCCAAGAAAGCGAAAGCTGTCAAGCCCAAGACCACAAAGCCCAAAGCGGCAAAGGCGAAGAAGGCAGCACCCAAAAAGAAGTaa